Proteins from a genomic interval of Geodermatophilus obscurus DSM 43160:
- a CDS encoding uracil-DNA glycosylase, whose amino-acid sequence MTRPPRFDAAAEEVARTAAAAPDWEALAAVARPCVACPELAATRQHVVVGDVPAGGRPRFALVGEAPGASEDETGRAFVGKSGQLLDRLLVEAGLDRAEAAVLNVVKCRPPGNRTPKASEVARCSGWLRRQLDLLDPPVVVALGLSSAKWFLGPRTVLAEVRGRAHDVDGRAVWATYHPSAAIRFGPKGTPRAGLLADLTAVAGTLA is encoded by the coding sequence GTGACCCGGCCGCCCCGCTTCGACGCCGCCGCCGAGGAGGTCGCCCGCACCGCGGCCGCGGCGCCCGACTGGGAGGCCCTGGCCGCCGTGGCCCGCCCCTGCGTGGCCTGCCCCGAGCTGGCCGCCACCCGGCAGCACGTGGTGGTGGGCGACGTCCCGGCCGGTGGGCGCCCGCGGTTCGCCCTGGTCGGCGAGGCGCCGGGGGCGAGCGAGGACGAGACCGGCCGGGCGTTCGTGGGGAAGTCGGGTCAGCTGCTCGACCGGCTGCTGGTCGAGGCCGGGCTGGACCGCGCCGAGGCCGCCGTGCTCAACGTGGTGAAGTGCCGCCCACCGGGCAACCGGACGCCGAAGGCCTCGGAGGTGGCCCGCTGCAGCGGCTGGCTGCGGCGCCAGCTGGACCTGCTGGACCCGCCGGTCGTCGTCGCGCTGGGGCTGTCGTCGGCCAAGTGGTTCCTCGGCCCGCGCACCGTGCTGGCGGAGGTCCGCGGCCGGGCGCACGACGTCGACGGCCGGGCGGTCTGGGCCACCTATCACCCGTCGGCGGCCATCCGGTTCGGCCCGAAGGGGACGCCGCGGGCCGGGCTGTTGGCCGACCTCACCGCGGTCGCGGGGACCCTGGCGTGA
- the tsaE gene encoding tRNA (adenosine(37)-N6)-threonylcarbamoyltransferase complex ATPase subunit type 1 TsaE: MRREHVLPTPDDTRALGAALAAVVRAGDLVVLVGPLGAGKTALTQGLGAALGVREPVTSPTFVISRVHRGGRLPLVHVDAYRLGGGADVDDLDLDASTEESVTVVEWGQGLVEQLADEHLEVRLDRRDDDVRTAVLVPHGPGWQQRLDGSA, translated from the coding sequence GTGAGGCGCGAGCACGTGCTGCCGACCCCGGACGACACCCGGGCGCTCGGCGCCGCGCTGGCCGCGGTGGTGCGCGCCGGTGACCTGGTCGTGCTCGTCGGGCCGCTCGGCGCGGGCAAGACGGCGCTGACCCAGGGTCTCGGCGCGGCGCTGGGGGTGCGGGAACCGGTCACCTCCCCGACGTTCGTCATCTCCCGCGTGCACCGCGGCGGCCGGCTGCCGCTGGTGCACGTCGACGCCTACCGCCTCGGCGGGGGCGCCGACGTCGACGACCTCGACCTCGACGCGTCCACCGAGGAGTCGGTGACCGTCGTCGAGTGGGGGCAGGGGCTGGTCGAGCAGCTGGCCGACGAGCACCTCGAGGTGCGGCTGGACCGCCGCGACGACGACGTCCGGACGGCGGTGCTCGTGCCGCACGGTCCCGGCTGGCAGCAGCGCCTGGACGGTTCGGCCTGA
- the glmS gene encoding glutamine--fructose-6-phosphate transaminase (isomerizing), giving the protein MCGIVGYVGPQNALDVVLEGLRRLEYRGYDSAGVAVLADGGQATAKKAGKLANLEKALADSPLPESTIGIGHTRWATHGGPTDRNAHPHLSADGKVAVIHNGIIENFAALRAECETAGVEFASETDTEVTAHLLAATYDATPEGPGRLAEAMRAVSRRLEGAFTLVASHADEPDTLVASRRNSPLVVGVGDGDGEYFLGSDVAAFIAHTREARELGQDQVVEIDRNRGLTVTDFGGTVVEPTAYTVNWDAAAAEKGGHDWFMLKEIAEQPQAVADTLLGRLGDDGRLVLDEVRLTDQDLRDIDKVFVVSCGTSYHAGLIAKYAIEHWTRIPVEVEVASEFRYRDPVLDRSTLVVVISQSGETMDTLMALRHAKDQKARVLAICNVNGSTIPRESDAVLYTHAGPEIAVASTKSFLAQIVACYLVGLFLAQIRGIKYTDEVAAIVEDIRGLPQAVEQVLTQMEPVRELGRSLADADTILFLGRHVGFPVALEGALKLKELAYIHAEGFAAGELKHGPIALIDQGTPVVVVVPSPRSRESVHGKVVSNIQEVRARGARTIVIAEEGDDDVLPYADHVIRVPRTPTLLAPIVTTVPLQVLACEIADTRGYDVDQPRNLAKSVTVE; this is encoded by the coding sequence ATGTGCGGCATCGTGGGATACGTCGGCCCGCAGAACGCTCTGGACGTCGTCCTGGAGGGTCTGCGCCGGCTGGAGTACCGGGGCTACGACTCGGCGGGCGTCGCCGTCCTCGCTGACGGCGGGCAGGCCACGGCGAAGAAGGCCGGCAAGCTGGCCAACCTGGAGAAGGCCCTCGCCGACTCGCCCCTGCCCGAGTCGACGATCGGCATCGGGCACACCCGCTGGGCGACCCACGGCGGGCCGACCGACCGCAACGCGCACCCGCACCTGTCGGCGGACGGCAAGGTCGCGGTGATCCACAACGGGATCATCGAGAACTTCGCCGCGCTGCGCGCCGAGTGCGAGACGGCCGGCGTCGAGTTCGCCTCCGAGACCGACACCGAGGTCACCGCCCACCTGCTGGCGGCCACCTACGACGCGACGCCGGAGGGGCCGGGCCGCCTGGCCGAGGCGATGCGCGCGGTCAGCCGCCGGCTCGAGGGGGCGTTCACCCTGGTCGCCTCGCACGCCGACGAGCCCGACACCCTCGTCGCCTCGCGCCGCAACAGCCCGCTGGTCGTCGGCGTCGGCGACGGCGACGGCGAGTACTTCCTCGGCTCCGACGTCGCCGCCTTCATCGCGCACACCCGCGAGGCCCGCGAGCTCGGCCAGGACCAGGTCGTCGAGATCGACCGCAACCGCGGGCTCACGGTCACCGACTTCGGCGGCACCGTCGTCGAGCCCACCGCCTACACCGTGAACTGGGACGCCGCGGCCGCCGAGAAGGGCGGACACGACTGGTTCATGCTCAAGGAGATCGCCGAGCAGCCGCAGGCGGTCGCCGACACCCTGCTGGGCCGGCTCGGCGACGACGGCCGGCTGGTGCTCGACGAGGTCCGGCTCACCGACCAGGACCTGCGCGACATCGACAAGGTCTTCGTCGTCTCCTGCGGCACCTCGTACCACGCCGGCCTGATCGCCAAGTACGCCATCGAGCACTGGACCCGCATCCCGGTCGAGGTCGAGGTCGCCAGCGAGTTCCGCTACCGCGACCCGGTGCTCGACCGGTCCACGCTGGTCGTCGTCATCAGCCAGTCCGGCGAGACGATGGACACCCTCATGGCGCTGCGGCACGCCAAGGACCAGAAGGCCCGCGTGCTGGCGATCTGCAACGTCAACGGCTCGACCATCCCGCGGGAGTCCGACGCCGTCCTCTACACCCACGCCGGTCCCGAGATCGCCGTCGCGTCGACCAAGAGCTTTCTGGCGCAGATCGTCGCCTGCTACCTGGTCGGGCTCTTCCTCGCCCAGATCCGCGGCATCAAGTACACCGACGAGGTCGCCGCGATCGTCGAGGACATCCGCGGGCTGCCGCAGGCCGTCGAGCAGGTGCTCACCCAGATGGAGCCGGTGCGCGAGCTGGGCCGGTCACTGGCCGACGCCGACACGATCCTGTTCCTGGGCCGGCACGTGGGCTTCCCCGTGGCCCTGGAGGGCGCGCTGAAGCTCAAGGAGCTGGCGTACATCCACGCCGAGGGCTTCGCCGCCGGGGAGCTCAAGCACGGGCCGATCGCGCTGATCGACCAGGGGACGCCGGTCGTGGTCGTCGTCCCGTCGCCGCGCTCGCGGGAGTCGGTGCACGGCAAGGTCGTGTCGAACATCCAGGAGGTGCGTGCCCGCGGGGCGCGCACCATCGTGATCGCCGAGGAGGGCGACGACGACGTCCTGCCCTACGCCGACCACGTCATCCGGGTGCCCCGCACGCCCACGCTGCTGGCGCCGATCGTGACGACGGTGCCGCTGCAGGTGCTCGCCTGCGAGATCGCCGACACCCGCGGCTACGACGTCGACCAGCCGCGCAACCTGGCCAAGAGCGTCACCGTCGAGTGA
- the tsaB gene encoding tRNA (adenosine(37)-N6)-threonylcarbamoyltransferase complex dimerization subunit type 1 TsaB, with protein MLVLALDTATPTLVAGLARWSPDGATEVLAERAVPSGNRHAELLTVAVTEVLRDAGLALAGVDAVVTGLGPGPFTGLRVGVVTAAALGDARGLPVVGVCSLDAVGSGARTVVTDARRKEVYWAAYAADGSRADGPGVARPEELAVAGPVVGDARFAERLGVEVVPAEVTTAGLVRAAAPQLADPSSAAPLVPLYLRRPDAVPPTSFKPVTTT; from the coding sequence GTGCTCGTCCTCGCCCTCGACACCGCCACGCCGACGCTGGTCGCGGGCCTCGCCCGGTGGTCCCCGGACGGCGCGACCGAGGTGCTCGCCGAGCGGGCGGTGCCGTCGGGCAACCGGCACGCCGAGCTGCTCACCGTCGCGGTCACCGAGGTGTTGCGCGACGCCGGGCTCGCGCTCGCCGGCGTCGACGCCGTCGTGACGGGACTCGGTCCCGGACCCTTCACCGGGCTGCGCGTCGGGGTGGTCACCGCTGCCGCGCTCGGCGACGCCCGCGGGCTCCCCGTCGTGGGCGTCTGCTCGCTGGACGCGGTCGGCTCCGGTGCGCGCACGGTCGTGACCGACGCCCGCCGCAAGGAGGTCTACTGGGCCGCCTACGCCGCCGACGGCTCCCGCGCCGACGGCCCGGGCGTGGCACGCCCGGAGGAGCTGGCGGTCGCCGGCCCGGTCGTGGGGGACGCCCGGTTCGCCGAGCGGCTGGGCGTCGAGGTCGTCCCGGCCGAGGTGACGACGGCAGGCCTGGTCCGGGCGGCGGCGCCGCAGCTGGCCGATCCGTCGTCCGCCGCCCCGCTGGTGCCGCTGTACCTGCGCCGCCCGGACGCCGTCCCACCGACGTCGTTCAAGCCGGTGACCACCACGTGA
- a CDS encoding alpha/beta fold hydrolase: MAAAKRPGRQPRPHHRVGVVGAVLGLAAAGTAVGVAVSRAAARRVGAERLGSKAGLPPGASDAELREDDPLGAQSRRADRTALVTADDGVLLAVEEVGPTDAPLTVVFCHGYSLSMASWTFQRRALGAALATANGSRPTARLVFYDQRGHGASGRGPAEHSTMEQLGRDLHAVLRARVPSGPVVLVGHSMGGMTVMALAEVRPELFGTRVVGAALMSTSSGGLSDLDFGMPELLTRLRAAVLPIAAFTMRRRPGLAERTRRLAADLISQVTWSLSFASKDVDPALGRYVDSMIAGTPVEVIAEFYPALAGLDETAALQPLRAVPVLVLTGDKDTLIPPEHSDMIVELLGGPGAQGVEHVVVHEAGHMVPLEKPDEVTAALSALLRRVVADLPTGAGR; this comes from the coding sequence ATGGCGGCGGCCAAGCGCCCCGGGCGGCAGCCGCGCCCGCACCACCGGGTCGGCGTCGTCGGCGCGGTCCTCGGTCTGGCTGCGGCCGGCACCGCCGTCGGGGTCGCCGTCAGCCGGGCCGCCGCCCGGCGGGTGGGCGCCGAGCGGCTGGGCTCGAAGGCGGGGCTGCCACCCGGTGCCTCCGACGCCGAGCTGCGCGAGGACGACCCGCTCGGCGCGCAGTCCCGCCGTGCCGACCGCACCGCGCTGGTCACCGCCGACGACGGCGTGCTGCTCGCGGTGGAGGAGGTCGGGCCGACCGACGCCCCGCTGACCGTCGTCTTCTGCCACGGCTACTCGCTGTCGATGGCGTCGTGGACCTTCCAGCGGCGGGCGCTGGGCGCGGCGCTGGCCACCGCCAACGGCTCGCGCCCGACGGCGCGGCTGGTGTTCTACGACCAGCGCGGGCACGGCGCCTCCGGCCGCGGGCCGGCCGAGCACTCGACCATGGAGCAGCTGGGCCGCGACCTGCACGCGGTGCTGCGGGCCCGGGTGCCCTCCGGGCCGGTGGTGCTGGTGGGGCACTCCATGGGCGGGATGACGGTGATGGCGCTGGCCGAGGTGCGCCCGGAGCTGTTCGGGACGCGGGTGGTCGGTGCGGCGCTGATGAGCACCTCCAGCGGCGGCCTCTCCGACCTGGACTTCGGCATGCCGGAGCTGCTGACCCGGCTGCGGGCGGCGGTCCTGCCGATCGCGGCGTTCACGATGCGCCGGCGTCCCGGTCTCGCCGAGCGCACCCGCCGGCTGGCCGCCGACCTCATCTCCCAGGTCACGTGGTCGCTGTCGTTCGCGTCGAAGGACGTCGACCCGGCTCTCGGCCGCTACGTCGACTCGATGATCGCGGGCACCCCGGTCGAGGTGATCGCGGAGTTCTACCCGGCGCTGGCGGGCCTGGACGAGACGGCGGCCCTGCAGCCGCTGCGCGCCGTCCCGGTGCTGGTGCTGACCGGCGACAAGGACACGCTGATCCCGCCGGAGCACAGCGACATGATCGTGGAGCTGCTCGGCGGCCCTGGGGCACAGGGCGTCGAGCACGTCGTCGTCCACGAGGCGGGCCACATGGTGCCGCTGGAGAAGCCCGACGAGGTGACCGCCGCGCTGTCGGCGCTGCTGCGCCGGGTGGTCGCCGACCTCCCGACGGGAGCGGGACGGTGA
- the glmM gene encoding phosphoglucosamine mutase has protein sequence MGRLFGTDGVRGRANADLTPELALSVARAAAGVLADRDGTQRPVAVVGRDPRASGEMLEAAVVAGLASAGAQVLRAGVLPTPAIAHLTAHTGADLGVMISASHNPMPDNGIKLFSHGGHKLPDAVEAAIEQAVTAEQTDGPRPTGAAIGRVSDLPDAGAVYVEHLLSTVARPLSGLTLVVDCAHGSAAVCAPEVYRRAGATVHVIGGEPDGWNINDGIGSTHLGPLTDAVRAHGADLGIAHDGDADRCLAVTAEGDVVDGDAILAVCALGLHEHGRLTGDTVVATVMSNLGFHHTMRDAGIAVHTTAVGDRYVLEALRAHGLSLGGEQSGHLVFLDHATTGDGLLTGLSLLSRMAETGSSLAELASVVQRLPQTLVNVPVRDRLAVVESDEVAAAVNRCEAELGDDGRVLLRPSGTEQLVRVMVEAPTQERADAIARRLADIVAAVD, from the coding sequence GTGGGTCGCCTCTTCGGGACCGACGGCGTCCGGGGTCGGGCCAACGCCGACCTCACGCCGGAGTTGGCCCTCTCGGTGGCACGTGCTGCTGCCGGCGTGCTCGCCGACCGCGACGGGACCCAGCGTCCCGTCGCGGTCGTCGGCCGTGACCCCCGCGCCAGTGGGGAGATGCTCGAGGCCGCCGTCGTGGCGGGCCTCGCCAGCGCCGGTGCGCAGGTGCTGCGGGCCGGGGTGCTGCCCACCCCGGCGATCGCCCACCTCACCGCGCACACCGGCGCCGACCTCGGCGTGATGATCTCCGCCAGTCACAACCCGATGCCCGACAACGGCATCAAGCTCTTCAGCCACGGCGGCCACAAGCTGCCCGACGCCGTCGAGGCCGCCATCGAGCAGGCCGTGACCGCCGAGCAGACCGACGGGCCACGCCCCACCGGCGCCGCGATCGGCCGGGTCTCCGACCTGCCGGACGCCGGTGCGGTGTACGTCGAGCACCTGCTCTCGACCGTCGCCCGGCCGCTGTCCGGCCTCACCCTCGTCGTCGACTGCGCCCACGGCTCGGCCGCGGTGTGCGCGCCCGAGGTCTACCGGCGGGCCGGCGCCACCGTGCACGTGATCGGCGGCGAGCCCGACGGCTGGAACATCAACGACGGCATCGGCTCCACCCACCTCGGCCCGCTGACCGACGCCGTGCGGGCGCACGGTGCCGACCTCGGCATCGCGCACGACGGTGACGCCGACCGCTGCCTGGCGGTCACCGCCGAGGGCGACGTCGTCGACGGCGACGCGATCCTCGCGGTCTGCGCGCTGGGGCTGCACGAGCACGGCCGGCTCACCGGAGACACCGTCGTCGCGACGGTCATGAGCAACCTCGGCTTCCACCACACCATGCGCGACGCCGGCATCGCGGTGCACACCACCGCGGTCGGCGACCGGTACGTGCTGGAGGCGCTGCGGGCGCACGGGCTGAGCCTGGGCGGCGAGCAGAGCGGTCACCTGGTCTTCCTCGATCACGCCACGACCGGCGACGGGCTGCTCACCGGGCTGTCGCTGCTGTCCCGGATGGCGGAGACCGGCTCGTCGCTGGCGGAGCTGGCCTCGGTGGTGCAGCGGCTGCCGCAGACCCTGGTCAACGTGCCGGTGCGCGACCGGCTGGCGGTCGTGGAGAGCGACGAGGTCGCCGCGGCGGTCAACCGGTGCGAGGCCGAGCTGGGGGACGACGGCCGGGTGCTGCTGCGCCCCTCGGGCACCGAGCAGCTGGTGCGGGTGATGGTCGAGGCGCCGACCCAGGAGCGCGCCGACGCCATCGCCAGGCGCCTCGCCGACATCGTCGCGGCGGTCGACTGA
- the alr gene encoding alanine racemase, which translates to MTQRARAEVVVDLDTIAANTAALRERVGRPLMAVVKADGYGHGLVPSARAALAGGADALGVAVLEEALALRAAGVTVPLLSWLHTPGTDYAAALTADVEVSVNAEWALAEVVAAARATGRTAQLHLFADTGLSREGATEADWPGLVAAAARAQDDGEVAVVGLWSHMAYADAPTHPTIGAQVRVFEEAVAIARAAGLTGARLHLANSAATVALPDTWYDMVRPGIAVYGLDPLGGDPAAHGLRPAMTVRARAALTKRVPAGAGVSYGHTYFPESETTLLLVPVGYADGVPRAAGNRAPVLAAGAHRTIAGRVCMDQFVLDVGDAEVRAGDEVVLWGPGDRGEPTAQDWADAVDSIHYELVTRIGGRFTRRYVGSAGAV; encoded by the coding sequence GTGACGCAGCGAGCCCGGGCCGAGGTGGTCGTCGACCTCGACACCATCGCCGCCAACACCGCGGCGCTGCGCGAGCGCGTCGGCCGGCCGCTGATGGCGGTAGTGAAGGCCGACGGATACGGCCACGGCCTGGTCCCCTCGGCGCGGGCGGCCCTGGCCGGGGGAGCCGACGCGCTGGGGGTCGCGGTCCTGGAGGAGGCGCTCGCGCTCCGCGCGGCGGGCGTGACCGTCCCGCTGCTCTCCTGGCTGCACACCCCGGGCACCGACTACGCCGCCGCGTTGACCGCCGACGTCGAGGTGTCGGTCAACGCCGAGTGGGCCCTCGCCGAGGTCGTCGCGGCCGCCCGCGCCACCGGCCGCACCGCGCAGCTGCACCTGTTCGCCGACACCGGGCTGTCCCGCGAGGGCGCGACCGAGGCCGACTGGCCCGGCCTCGTCGCCGCGGCGGCGCGGGCGCAGGACGACGGCGAGGTGGCGGTGGTGGGCCTGTGGAGCCACATGGCCTACGCCGACGCCCCGACCCACCCGACGATCGGCGCGCAGGTGCGGGTGTTCGAGGAGGCCGTGGCGATCGCCCGTGCGGCGGGGCTGACCGGGGCGCGGCTGCACCTGGCCAACTCCGCGGCGACGGTCGCACTTCCGGACACCTGGTACGACATGGTCCGCCCGGGGATCGCCGTCTACGGCCTGGACCCGCTCGGCGGGGACCCGGCCGCCCACGGGCTGCGGCCGGCGATGACGGTGCGCGCCCGCGCCGCACTGACCAAGCGGGTGCCTGCCGGCGCCGGCGTCTCCTACGGCCACACCTACTTCCCGGAGAGCGAGACGACGCTGCTGCTGGTGCCGGTCGGCTACGCCGACGGTGTGCCGCGGGCGGCGGGCAACCGGGCGCCCGTCCTCGCCGCCGGCGCGCACCGGACCATCGCCGGACGCGTGTGCATGGACCAGTTCGTCCTGGACGTCGGCGACGCTGAGGTGCGGGCCGGCGACGAGGTCGTGCTCTGGGGGCCGGGGGACCGCGGCGAGCCGACGGCGCAGGACTGGGCCGACGCGGTCGACAGCATCCACTACGAGCTGGTCACCCGCATCGGCGGCCGCTTCACCCGCCGGTACGTCGGCTCGGCGGGGGCGGTCTGA
- a CDS encoding holo-ACP synthase — protein MIIGVGIDVVPVDRFAESLTRTPGLRDRLFTAEEQRTPSGTARTGESLAARFAAKEAVAKALGAPGALRWHDAEVTVGEHGRPHLEIRGSVAGRAAQLGITTWHLSLSHDGGIASAVVVAEGVPGGEEPS, from the coding sequence GTGATCATCGGGGTCGGGATCGACGTCGTGCCGGTCGACCGCTTCGCCGAGTCGCTGACCCGCACCCCGGGCCTGCGCGACCGGCTGTTCACCGCAGAGGAGCAGCGCACGCCCAGCGGCACCGCGCGCACGGGTGAGTCCCTGGCCGCTCGCTTCGCGGCCAAGGAGGCCGTCGCCAAGGCGCTCGGTGCGCCCGGTGCCCTGCGCTGGCACGACGCCGAGGTCACCGTCGGCGAGCACGGCCGGCCGCACCTGGAGATCCGGGGCTCGGTGGCCGGCCGGGCGGCGCAGCTCGGCATCACCACCTGGCACCTGTCGCTGAGCCACGACGGCGGCATCGCCTCGGCGGTGGTGGTCGCCGAGGGCGTGCCGGGCGGGGAGGAGCCGTCGTGA
- the rpsI gene encoding 30S ribosomal protein S9, which produces MQTVGRRKEAIVRVRLLPGTGQFRLNGRTIEEYFPNKVHQQLIREPFVTVERTEQYDVVGILRGGGVSGQAGALRLAIARALIAVEAEDRPALKKAGFLTRDPRVTERKKYGLKKARKAPQYSKR; this is translated from the coding sequence GTGCAGACCGTCGGCCGGCGCAAGGAGGCCATCGTCCGCGTGCGCCTGCTGCCGGGCACCGGCCAGTTCCGGCTGAACGGCCGCACCATCGAGGAGTACTTCCCGAACAAGGTGCACCAGCAGCTCATCCGTGAGCCGTTCGTGACCGTCGAGCGGACCGAGCAGTACGACGTCGTCGGCATCCTCCGGGGTGGCGGCGTCAGCGGTCAGGCCGGCGCGCTGCGCCTGGCGATCGCCCGCGCGCTCATCGCCGTCGAGGCCGAGGACCGCCCGGCCCTGAAGAAGGCCGGCTTCCTGACCCGGGACCCCCGCGTCACCGAGCGCAAGAAGTACGGGCTCAAGAAGGCCCGCAAGGCGCCTCAGTACTCGAAGCGCTGA
- a CDS encoding bifunctional ADP-dependent NAD(P)H-hydrate dehydratase/NAD(P)H-hydrate epimerase has translation MIGLYTAAEVRAAEEPLLAGTPEGTLMQRAATGLATVCLELLGRAHGTRVTALVGAGNNGGDALFAGAHLARRGARVTAVLLDAERAHVAGLAALRAAGGRVTGPDGDTGLERADLVLDGIVGTGGRGGLRPSAAALVERAATGPGLMVAVDVPSGVDADTGAVPGPAFPAQHTVTFGALKTGLVVGEGRGYAGVVHLVDIGLDLPPAGTHQLTDADVAMRIRPPGGEDDKYTQGVVGVVAGSSTYPGAAVLCTGAALRARPGLVRYAGTAAAGVRAAWPEVIVTEGRPGDAGRVQAWVVGPGMGTDGDARSVLAEVLATDLPVLVDADALTMAAQDPELVRQRSAPTVLTPHDREFARFGTEVGDDRVGAARRLAADLGAVVLLKGDATVVAAPGGTAYVNGTGTPWLATAGTGDVLSGITGALLATGLPADEAAAVGAHVHGRAGRLAAEEGPLIAGDLVRRLPATLGLLRRAPAGRLGDSGT, from the coding sequence GTGATCGGGCTGTACACGGCCGCCGAGGTACGCGCCGCCGAGGAGCCGCTGCTGGCCGGCACCCCGGAGGGCACGCTCATGCAGCGGGCGGCGACCGGCCTGGCCACGGTCTGCCTGGAGCTCCTCGGGCGGGCGCACGGCACCCGGGTCACCGCGCTCGTCGGCGCCGGCAACAACGGCGGGGACGCGCTCTTCGCCGGGGCGCACCTCGCCCGCCGCGGCGCCCGGGTCACCGCCGTCCTGCTGGACGCGGAGCGGGCCCACGTCGCCGGCCTGGCCGCGCTGCGCGCCGCGGGCGGACGGGTCACCGGCCCCGACGGGGACACCGGGCTCGAGCGCGCCGACCTGGTCCTCGACGGGATAGTCGGCACCGGCGGCCGCGGGGGGCTGCGCCCGTCGGCCGCCGCGCTGGTCGAGCGGGCCGCCACCGGGCCGGGTCTCATGGTCGCCGTCGACGTCCCCAGCGGGGTGGACGCCGACACGGGGGCGGTCCCCGGGCCGGCCTTCCCGGCGCAGCACACCGTCACCTTCGGCGCGCTGAAGACCGGGCTGGTGGTGGGGGAGGGCCGCGGGTACGCCGGGGTGGTCCACCTCGTGGACATCGGGCTCGACCTCCCGCCGGCCGGCACGCACCAGCTCACGGACGCCGACGTCGCCATGCGCATCCGCCCGCCGGGCGGCGAGGACGACAAGTACACGCAGGGCGTCGTCGGGGTCGTCGCGGGCTCCTCGACCTACCCGGGCGCGGCGGTGCTGTGCACGGGGGCGGCGTTGCGCGCACGGCCGGGGCTGGTCCGCTACGCCGGGACGGCGGCCGCCGGTGTGCGGGCCGCGTGGCCGGAGGTGATCGTCACCGAGGGCCGGCCGGGGGACGCCGGGCGCGTGCAGGCGTGGGTGGTGGGGCCCGGGATGGGCACTGACGGCGACGCCCGCAGCGTGCTGGCCGAGGTGCTCGCCACCGACCTGCCGGTGCTGGTGGACGCCGACGCGCTGACCATGGCCGCGCAGGACCCCGAGCTCGTCCGGCAGCGGTCGGCGCCGACCGTGCTGACCCCGCACGACCGCGAGTTCGCCCGTTTCGGCACCGAGGTGGGGGACGACCGGGTCGGCGCGGCCCGCCGGCTGGCCGCCGACCTGGGCGCCGTCGTCCTGCTCAAGGGCGACGCCACCGTCGTCGCCGCGCCGGGCGGCACCGCGTACGTCAACGGCACCGGCACGCCGTGGCTGGCCACCGCCGGCACCGGCGACGTCCTCTCCGGCATCACCGGCGCGCTGCTGGCCACCGGCCTGCCGGCCGACGAGGCGGCGGCGGTGGGCGCGCACGTGCACGGGCGGGCCGGACGGCTGGCCGCGGAGGAGGGGCCGCTGATCGCCGGCGACCTCGTCCGCCGGCTGCCGGCCACGCTGGGCCTCCTGCGCCGGGCGCCCGCGGGGAGGCTGGGAGACTCGGGCACGTGA
- the rimI gene encoding ribosomal protein S18-alanine N-acetyltransferase has translation MSARLRPMRLADLDAVLELEEQLFAPDTWTRAMYRDELSRTDTRSYLVAEDGDRVVGYAGLIAYDDEAHVATIGVAEDRQGEGIGAKLLDALLAEADRRSPVVLLEVRADNEVAQGLYRRRGFTEVGRRPRYYQPSGTDAVVMKREKLRG, from the coding sequence GTGAGCGCGCGGCTGCGACCGATGCGGCTGGCCGACCTGGACGCCGTCCTGGAGCTCGAGGAGCAGCTGTTCGCCCCGGACACCTGGACCCGGGCGATGTACCGCGACGAGCTCTCGCGCACCGACACCCGCTCCTACCTGGTGGCCGAGGACGGCGACCGGGTCGTCGGCTACGCCGGGCTGATCGCCTACGACGACGAGGCGCACGTGGCCACGATCGGGGTGGCGGAGGACCGGCAGGGCGAGGGGATCGGCGCCAAGCTGCTCGACGCACTGCTGGCCGAGGCCGACCGGCGCAGCCCGGTGGTGCTGCTCGAGGTGCGCGCCGACAACGAGGTGGCGCAGGGGCTGTACCGGCGACGCGGGTTCACCGAGGTCGGCCGGCGCCCGCGCTACTACCAGCCGAGCGGCACGGACGCCGTCGTGATGAAGCGGGAGAAGTTGCGTGGTTGA
- a CDS encoding NUDIX domain-containing protein, with the protein MAAAPGRFGLTAHHDVAGVPVRGTAVLVGHRLPERRWYPDVWDLPGGHVEPGEDEPAALARELREEVGVVPRGPAPLARLEDGELCLSLRGVRAWDGEPRNLQPHEHDELRCVTAAGLPGLRLAHPACVGVLQRAVAGGG; encoded by the coding sequence CTGGCAGCAGCGCCTGGACGGTTCGGCCTGACCGCGCACCACGACGTCGCCGGGGTCCCCGTCCGCGGGACCGCGGTGCTGGTGGGCCACCGGTTGCCGGAGCGCCGCTGGTACCCGGACGTGTGGGACCTCCCCGGCGGGCACGTCGAGCCGGGTGAGGACGAGCCGGCCGCGCTGGCCCGGGAGCTCCGCGAGGAGGTCGGCGTCGTCCCCCGCGGCCCGGCGCCGCTGGCCCGCCTCGAGGACGGCGAGCTGTGCCTGTCCCTCCGGGGGGTCCGGGCGTGGGACGGCGAGCCGCGCAACCTGCAGCCGCACGAGCACGACGAGCTGCGCTGCGTGACCGCCGCGGGGCTGCCCGGGCTGCGCCTGGCGCACCCTGCCTGTGTCGGCGTCCTGCAGCGGGCGGTCGCGGGAGGCGGCTGA